A window from Peromyscus eremicus chromosome 5, PerEre_H2_v1, whole genome shotgun sequence encodes these proteins:
- the Sema4d gene encoding semaphorin-4D produces MRMCAPTGGLFLALMVVLGTVVAFAPVPRITWEHGEVGLAQFHEPGIFNYSALLMSEDKDTLYVGAREAVFAVNALDVSEKQHEVYWKVSEEKKAKCAEKGKSKQTECLNYIRVLQPLSITSLYVCGTNAFQPTCDHLNLTSFKFLGKSEDGKGRCPFDPAHSYTSVMVGGELYSGTSYNFLGSEPIISRNSSSSPLRTEYAIPWLNEPSFVFADVIQKSPDGTEGDDDKVYFFFTEVSVEYEFVFKLMIPRVARVCKGDQGGLRTLQKKWTSFLKARLICSRPDSGLVFNILQDVFVLRAPDLKEPVFYAVFTPQLNNVGLSAVCAYTLATVEAVFSRGKYMQSATVEQSHTKWVRYNGPVPTPRPGACIGSEARAANYTSSLNLPDKTLQFVKDHPLMDDSVTPIDNRPKLIKKDVNYTQIVVDRTQALDGTFYDVMFISTDRGALHKAVILGKEVHVVEETQLFQDSEPVQTLLLSSKKGRRFVYAGSNSGVVQAPLAFCGKHGSCEDCVLARDPYCAWSPAAKACVTVHQAVGSSRGWIQEMSGDTSSCLDKSKESSHQHSLKHGGTAELKCFQKSNLARVVWKFQNGELKAVSPKYGFVGRKHLLIFNLSEGDSGVYQCLSEERVRNKTVSQLLARHVLEVKVVLQTPTSPASQAAQTEGSRITSKMPVASTQGSSPPTPALWATSPRAATLPPKSSSTGTSCEPKMVINTVPQLHSEKTVYLKSSDNRLLMSLLLFIFILFLCLFSYNCYKGYLPGQCLKFRSALLLGKKKPKSDFSDLEQSVKETLVEPGSFSQQNGDQPKPALDTGYETEQDTITSKVPTDREDSQRIDELSARDKPFDVKCELKFADSDADGD; encoded by the exons AGGTAGGCCTGGCGCAGTTTCATGAGCCGGGCATCTTTAACTACTCGGCCTTGCTGATGAGTGAGGACAAAGACACTCTGTACGTGGGCGCCCGGGAAGCTGTCTTTGCAGTGAATGCACTGGACGTCTCTGAGAAGCAACATGAG GTGTATTGGAaggtctctgaagaaaaaaaagccaagtgtgcaGAGAAGGGGAAATCAAAGCAG ACGGAGTGCCTCAACTACATCCGAGTGCTGCAGCCACTCAGCATCACCTCCCTCTATGTGTGTGGGACCAATGCGTTCCAGCCCACCTGTGACCACCTG AACTTGACATCCTTCAAGTTCCTGGGGAAAAGTGAAGATGGTAAAGGAAGATGCCCCTTTGACCCTGCCCACAGCTACACGTCAGTCATGGTTG GGGGAGAGCTCTATTCTGGGACATCGTATAATTTCTTGGGCAGTGAACCCATCATCTCTCGAAACTCTTCCTCCAGTCCCCTGAGGACAGAGTATGCCATCCCCTGGCTGAATG AGCCTAGCTTCGTCTTTGCTGATGTGATCCAGAAAAGCCCAGATGGTACAGAGGGTGACGATGACAAGGTCTACTTCTTCTTCACGGAGGTGTCTGTGGAGTACGAGTTCGTTTTCAAGTTAATGATCCCACGAGTCGCCAGGGTGTGCAAG GGGGACCAGGGCGGCCTTCGGACTTTGCAAAAGAAGTGGACCTCCTTCCTAAAGGCCAGGCTGATCTGCTCCAGGCCAGACAGTGGCCTGGTCTTCAACATACTGCAGGATGTCTTCGTGCTGCGGGCCCCAGACCTCAAGGAGCCTGTGTTCTACGCAGTCTTCACCCCACAGTT GAACAATGTGGGTCTGTCAGCAGTTTGTGCCTATACCCTGGCCACGGTGGAGGCAGTCTTCTCCCGTGGAAAATACATGCAGAGTGCCACGGTGGAGCAATCTCATACCAAGTGGGTGCGCTACAATGGCCCAGTGCCCACTCCCCGGCCTGGAGCG TGCATCGGCAGTGAGGCTCGGGCAGCCAACTACACCAGCTCTTTGAATCTCCCAGACAAAACGCTGCAGTTCGTAAAAGACCACCCTTTGATGGACGACTCAGTGACCCCGATAGACAACAGGCCCAAGCTAATAAAAAAGGATGTAAACTACACCCAGATAGTGGTAGACAGGACGCAGGCCCTGGATGGGACCTTCTACGACGTCATGTTTATCAGCACAG ACCGGGGAGCTCTGCATAAAGCTGTTATCCTTGGGAAAGAGGTGCACGTGGTCGAGGAGACCCAGCTCTTCCAGGACTCTGAGCCGGTCCAAACTCTGCTGCTGTCATCAAAGAAG GGGAGGAGGTTTGTCTATGCTGGCTCCAACTCGGGCGTGGTCCAGGCTCCCCTGGCCTTCTGTGGAAAGCACGGTAGCTGTGAGGATTGCGTGCTGGCACGGGACCCCTATTGCGCCTGGAGCCCAGCCGCCAAGGCCTGTGTTACCGTGCACCAGGCAGTGGGCTCTAGCAG GGGCTGGATTCAGGAGATGAGTGGCGACACATCCTCGTGCCTGG ATAAGAGTAAAGAAAGTTCCCATCAGCACTCTCTCAAGCACGGTGGCACAGCAGAACTCAAATGCTTCCAAAAATCCAACCTGGCCCGGGTGGTGTGGAAGTTCCAGAATGGCGAGTTGAAGGCTGTGAGTCCCAAGTATGGCTTTGTGGGCAGGAAGCACCTGCTCATCTTCAACCTGTCGGAGGGAGACAGTGGTGTGTACCAGTGCCTGTCGGAGGAAAGGGTGAGGAATAAGACAGTCTCCCAGCTGCTCGCCAGGCACGTCCTGGAAGTGAAGGTGGTACTTCAGACCCCCACATCACCTGCCTCCCAGGCTGCTCAGACAGAAGGTAGTAGGATCACTTCCAAAATGCCGGTGGCATCTACCCAGGGGTCCTCTCCCCCTACCCCGGCTCTGTGGGCAACCTCCCCCAGGGCCGCTACCCTACCTCCCAAGTCCTCCTCCACCGGCACATCCTGTGAACCAAAGATGGTCATCAACACGGTCCCCCAGCTTCACTCAGAGAAGACAGTGTATCTCAAGTCCAGTGACAACCGCCTGCTCATGTCTCTCCTActcttcatcttcatcctcttcctctgcctcttttcCTACAACTGCTACAAGGGCTACCTGCCCGGACAGTGCTTAAAATTCCGCTCAGCCCTGCTGCTTGGGAAGAAGAAGCCCAAGTCAGACTTCTCTGACCTGGAGCAGAGTGTGAAGGAGACGCTGGTGGAGCCTGGGAGCTTCTCACAGCAGAATGGCGACCAGCCCAAGCCAGCCCTGGACACCGGCTATGAAACCGAGCAGGACACCATCACCAGCAAAGTGCCCACAGATCGCGAGGACTCCCAACGGATCGATGAACTCTCCGCCAGGGACAAACCGTTTGATGTCAAGTGTGAACTGAAGTTTGCAGATTCGGATGCTGACGGGGACTGA
- the LOC131910567 gene encoding uncharacterized protein LOC131910567, with protein sequence MGCVVGLPASGQGPQTSRVGDRCCSLTSAGVFRDVSGCTFFSVLCLTASSSKSFPPGSSSLSCLGPDSSSPRSPWPALASGPNSRKRVTLLPPFLSDQAQQVQALGTFYLFCQATGPADVRFIWEKNRHVLETCVPVQTHMLPDGRAHALSWLRDTIQETTNYSCSVLSSAGNQTSKVQITVMRREAFQQEKWSQELSAWRAVAGEHDRMMQSWRKAWESCSKDNF encoded by the exons ATGGGTTGTGTAGTTGGGCTCCCGGCCTCGGGACAGGGACCACAAACGTCCCGTGTGGGCGACCGCTGCTGCAGCCTGACTTCTGCCGGTGTCTTTCGGGATGTTAGTGGGTG tactttcttttctgtcctctgtctcACAGCCTCATCTTCTAAGTCCTTCCCTCCTGGCTCCTCCTCTCTATCCTGTCTGGGCCCTGACTCGTCTTCTCCCAGAAGCCCTTGGCCAGCCTTGGCCTCGGGGCCCAACAGTCGTAAGCGGGTTACCTTGCTGCCACCCTTCCTGAGTGACCAGGCCCAGCAGGTGCAGGCGCTGGGGACCTTCTACCTCTTCTGCCAGGCCACAG GTCCAGCGGATGTCCGCTTCATCTGGGAGAAGAACAGACATGTCCTGGAGACGTGTGTTCCTGTGCAGACCCACATGCTGCCTGACGGCAGGGCCCATGCACTCAGCTGGCTTCGGGACACCATCCAAGAAACCACCAACTACAGCTGCTCTGTCCTCTCCTCAGCAGGGAACCAGACCTCAAAGGTTCAGATCACTGTGATGAGGCGTG AGGCATTCCAGCAAGAAAAATGGAGCCAGGAGCTCTCTGCATGGCGTGCTGTGGCTGGTGAGCATGATCGGATGATGCAGAGCTGGAGGAAGGCATGG gAGAGCTGCAGCAAGGATAACTTCTAG